A window of the Pongo abelii isolate AG06213 chromosome 10, NHGRI_mPonAbe1-v2.0_pri, whole genome shotgun sequence genome harbors these coding sequences:
- the ETFRF1 gene encoding electron transfer flavoprotein regulatory factor 1 produces the protein MKMANSLRGEVLKLYKNLLYLGRDYPKGADYFKKRLKNIFLKNKDVKNPEKIKELIAQGEFVMKELEALYFLRKYRAMKQRYYSDTNKTN, from the exons ATGAAAATGGCCAATTCTTTAAGAGGAGAAGTactaaaactttataaaaat CTGCTGTATCTTGGACGAGACTATCCAAAAGGAGCAGACTATTTTAAAAAGCGTTTGAAGaacattttccttaaaaacaaaGATGTGAAGAATCCAGAGAAGATCAAAGAACTTATTGCACAGGGCGAATTTGTAATGAAAGAGCTAGAAGCCTTGTACTTCCTTAGGAAATACAGAGCTATGAAACAACGCTATTATTCAGATACCAACAAAACTAATTGA